From uncultured Desulfobacter sp.:
TGAATCAGCATCTTCAACCAATTTTAAGATATCAGCACCGGCCTCCAACTGAGCCACGCCAAAACTGGCAGTCACCCGTATGGTACGATTATCAAAGGGGATGCGTAATGCGGAAATCTTTTGTCTGAGTCTGTCTGCAAGTTCAATTGCACGGGCTTTATCAGTTTCCGGCAGAATGGCGATAAATTCTTCACCACCGTACCTGGCAAAAATATCCTCTGCACGTATATTTCGGCGAACCAGCCGGCCGACCTCTTTTAATACCTCATCGCCTCCTAAGTGACCGTAAGTATCATTTAATGATTTAAAATGATCCAGATCAAACATGAAAACAGACAATGATTTTCCGTGCCGGCCGGCACCTGCCGCATGCCCTTTGAGCTGGGCGTCAAAAGCCCTGCGGTTATAGCAGCCGGTCAAAGGATCAATGGCGGCGGCATCCTTGAGCTGCTGGATCTTAATCTGCCTTGAAAGGGCAGCGGTACAGCCCTGGAGTAGAATGCGGACCACATCATCATGCAACGCAGTGATGGGCCTGCTGGGCATCATATAAAGCCGTGAATAACAATTTTCTTCTTTATGTTCGTAATGCACCAAGGAATCCAGACTGAATTTTTCCAGGCACTCCGCCTGGTAATTAAGAATATTAAGATATGTCAGGTCCTTGGTGTCCTTGATCTGGAAATCGCTTATGATAATATCTTCTATGGAAGTTTTATACATTCTGGGATCCAGCCAGACATCCACCCCGGCATTCTTTTTGTTCACAAAAGCAAAGAGCCTGTACTCAAGAATATCCTTCAGGCACTCCGCCACTTCATTTATAATTTCTGCAGAAGATGTTTTTCCATTCAGAGCCACAATATGACGGGCCAATTTATTCTGTGCATGGGCCCTGTTCAGGGAAGATCCGAATACCAGGCCGAGGACAGTTGATAACCTGTGGCTGAATCTATAAAGGGTTTTACTCATGGCTCTTCCTTTGATCTAAGGCCCATAATCAAAATAAACCCTCCCATATGGTTTGCCTTTTCATCCGTCTTCTTCGTTGTGCCAATGAGTACATATTTCAATATGCTCCCGTTGCCACGCCTTGAATATGAATGAAAATTCTAAACCATATTTTGAAAGGTTTTATTCCGATCATCGGCCTAAAATTTAATTCGTGTTTGGAGGAAAAGTCACCCATCTGCGGCGTTGCATAAAAAGGCAATACCGCAAAACTCACCTTTTTTGATTATCTTGTGGCAATTTAAGCCAGCGTTCCGTCAATTTTTCCAGCTCCGTTAGAACTCTTTTGCCGGAACGGGTATGGAGTTTGAAACGACTACGGTGATTGCGAAGTCTTTGCCGTTCTTCACGGAATACATCCATATCAACAGATGAGAATGCGCTGATCGTTTCCTCAAGACTTCCCGGGCGCGGAATCAATTCCCACGCTCCGGAACGCTGGATCATACGCTTTGTAGCTCCTTTTTGCCCTGTTGTTCGCAGCAGGCGCTGATTGAGTCCGCGGAATTCACTTTCCCGATCATTGTTCGTTCTCGGCAAAGCGGGTACATCGTAAGTATGAAACAAGCCGGAGGCGTAGTTACCAGTAGTTTTACAGATCTTGCTTGCGAAGATGAACAGTGTCGGATTATCCTTGTTTTGCTCAAGTAACTGATCCAGGTACTCAACCAGCTCGTTTTTTACTTCATCTCCCATTCGATACGGGTTTTCCTCTGGGTCGAGCAATGTCGAGATATGAATCAGCCAGTCGGCAACTTCACTCAATTGATCATAGTCATCCGTAAAGCATTTGAGGGCTTCACTCAGACCGTGCTGTAACCGAATCAGCCGTTCATCGGGAATATGAGCGATGAATACCTCCAGGCAATCACAGAGTTCCCTAAAACCTTGATACATTTCAATGCCTGCCATGCGGAATGGTGGACGCCCCTTTAACGTCAACAGATAACGCACCCGGCGTATCAGTGCATCCACAATGGAGTGCCGTTCCTGTTCCACCTGATCAACTGAATGTTGTTCCGTTTTCCCCTCGGCGGCAGGGTTTTCAATGACAACTGACGGCAGCAAACCCGTTACCGTCAATACCCCTGGTTGCTCCACATGCTCCGGGCGGATGATGTCCCCGGCATTTTGTCGGACCGTTTTCCTGAGTTTAACTTTCATTATCTCATCAGCGGATGCTGCCGGTTCAGCAACATTTTTCAGGTAATGCAACTGGCATAAAGCGTGTCGGGCTTCAGGGAAAATTTCATTAACCGCCGGCAGCAGGCCCCGCTGTTTATCGCTGAGAACTGCCCTGACTGTTAAGTCGGTTTCGACGATCGGCCGCAGGAAATTTTCAAAGGCATGCTGTCCCTGTTCACTGAGCCAACCACTGCGAAGCGTCACTCCTGTTTGAAGTTCACGCACAACCCACAATTGCGGCTCGCCTCCCTCAGGAGCCAGACCGTCCAGACTCAGGATCAGACCGAATTCTTGTGAAACTTGCTCTAATTCATCCCACCGGGTTCGTTCTTGAGAAGCCAATAACGGCAGGTAACGCTCCTGATACAGATGACGGACCTGAGATTCACTGATGATGATTCTGCCGGCTAAATCCGAGTGAATATCTTCAAAAGTACATCTGCTGGTCTGTCGTTGCCATCCGATCGTTGTAATGACGTCAAAACCATAACTGCAATGCATCGGAGCAATTTGCTGCCATTCGGCGGACCGCCACTTTCGCTCGTAATTGATGCAGCTCGGGTTGTCGCACTGCTTGGGCCAATAACCGACTTCCACCGTCGATGACAGATTCTGTACAATTTTATGTCCACTTGAATAACGACTCAACTCCAGTTGTTCGCCACATAACGGACATTGATCTAATTCGCAAATGTACATTTCCGATGTTTCGGGGTATAATACACGGCGTGTTCTCATGGCATGTTCTCCTTTGGGAGTCTTTGTTTTTGGCAAAACATTTATTGCCATGAGAACCTCCTTTATTCAACCCTTTTCGGGGTGAGTTTTGCGGTATTGCATAAAAAGATAAATTCCTCACAACCATGAGGTTGCTCCGGTTATAAGTTTTTCTGCGCTTTGCACCTGGGCAATTTTTCGTCCAAATACGGGTTTCCGTTTAGGCACTAAATTCTATATTTTCCTTATAAACAAAAGCAAAAAGCAGGCCAACTCATTTTTAAAAAAGTTATTTATATATATTTCAGATAGTTATCATATATATACTTAAAACAAATTCAATAGGCCGGAAAAATTTGCAGGGTTATACGTCACTCTCCTGCCCCCTCCCCGCCAAAGGCCTGACGCCGGAAGAGACCCTTGATTCTGTAAGATTTCCTTGTCATTAATTACCTTTTCAAGTTATTTATCACTCGATGATCAAGTTACAAAAAAATAACAGGAACAGACCCCCGATTGATGCCGTCTTCTAAAAAAAATAAAACAACTCTGATTTTCCCCAGATACAGGAAATTATCACGTAAAATTACCGGACTCTTGCAGATCTGGGCTGTTCTGTTTATCTTTTTCGCTGTGTTGACTCTTTTTTTGCCTGCGCGGGTAGGCAAGCCTCTCTGTCTGGTTTTCTTCATACTCAATGGATCATTTATTATCCTTCTGCTTTCATGGGTTAAAAGCATTAACGGATTGATAAAAGAAACCGGATTGATCTTGTCTAATTCAAAGGATTTAATGTGGGCCATTGATTCCCGGCTGAACGTTACGGTCATTTGCGGAAACCCCGAGCATATATTAGGTAACAACGCCCAGGCACTTCTAAATAAACCGTTGACGTCCATTTTACCCGAAAATGCAAGGGATCGATTTAATGCACATATCTGTGACAACCAGCCCTTTTCCATAGAGTGCCTTATTTCCAACGGCAAAAATTCGACACGGCCAGTCCAGATCCTGGCCGAGCCTATCCATGGATCCGGGCAGGATACATTTCATGGCATCATACGGGACATCTCAGATCAAAAAAAACTGCAGACCCTTGAAAAAAAACTTAACAACTCAAAAAAATTAAATGATTTAGGACGCCTTGCCGGCAGTGTTGCCCATGATCTGAACAACATTCTGGCAGGCATTGCCACCTATCCTGAAATACTTCTTCTCGACGACACCCTGGAACCCAAGGTCCATAAGAGCCTTTCGATTATCAAAGAATCCGGACGGGACGCCTCTGCCGTGGTCAGTGATCTTTTAACCATTTCCAGGGGTATTAATGAGGAATTTCAGGTTCTGAATATCAATACGATTATCGAACGCTTCATGGCTGCGCGCGAGTTTAAAAAAATAAAGGCCCTTTACAGAAAGGTGGAGATTGACATGCACCTTGAACCCGAACTCTTAAACATGTCCGGTTCCTATATACATATTGAAAAAAGTATTATGCATCTTTTGATCAATGCATTTGAGGAGAATGCGGCAAAGGTAGGCCGCGGCAACGGCACAATCGTGCTTTCAACGGCCAACCATTATGTGGACAGAGAGAAAGACGGGCACACGGAACAAAATCTGACCCCTGGCGAATATGTGATGCTTGAAGTGCAGGATGCCGGCAAAGGGATACCAGAAAATTGCCTGAATAAAATTTTTGATCCCTTTTTCACCAAGAAGGAGATGGGCAAATCGGGCACCGGTCTTGGCCTGACCGTAGTAAAAAATACGGTTCTCAACCACCGGGGAAAAATATTTGTGACGTCTGATGGAAACGGAACAAAGTTCACACTGCTGTTTCCAGCCCTTCGCCCGGAACTGTCCATAACAAATCAACCCGCCTCCATCGAGGAAATCAAAGGAAACGGGGAAACACTTCTGGTCGTGGATGACCTGGCGAGTCAATGTAAAATAGCAGAAACCATTCTTAAAAGTTTAGGGTACAAGGTTTTTAGTGTTGCCAACGGGATTGATGCCGTTGATTTCATCATGCAGACTCCTGTGGACCTGCTGATTTTAGACATGGTCATGGCCCCGTCCATTTCCGGACTTGAAACATACAGACGGATCAAAAAAATCCGGCCGGACCAGAAAGCAATTATTGCAAGTGGACATTCGGAATCAGAAGATGTATTAAAAGCGTTGTCTCTGGGTGCAGGAACCTTTATTAAAAAGCCATACACCATATTGGATGTGGGCATTGCCGTAAAAGAGGAACTTGACAGATAATGGATATTTTAAAAACAAAAGCGGAGATGCAGACCTGGTCTGCTGCAAAAAAAAAACAGGGAAAGACCATCAGTTTCGTACCCACCATGGGATACCTCCACAAAGGGCATGTCTCACTGCTTGAAATAGGCAAACCCTTGAGTGATGAGCTGGTCCTAAGCATTTTTGTAAACCCAACCCAATTTAGCCCCAATGAAGATCTGGACGCCTATCCCAGCAATATCCAAAATGACCTTAACCTGGCTGAGCAGGCAGGGGTGACAGCGGTTTTCCTTCCGGATAAAAATGAAATGTACGGGCCTGACTACCAGACCCATGTCTCTTTAGACCATCTTCCCCAGTATCTGTGTGGCCGGTCTCGTCCTATGCACTTCGGGGGGGTGGCCACAGTGGTAACCAAACTGTTCAACATTGTCATGCCTGATGTGGCGATTTTCGGAAAAAAAGACTTCCAGCAGCTTGCCATGATCAGACAGATGGTCAAGGATCTGGATTTCAATATCCGAATCATCGGCGGGGAGATCATCAGGGAGGAAGACGGGTTGGCCATGAGCTCCAGAAATGCCTATCTTACGCCGGAACAGCGTGCTTCAGCCGTCTGTCTTTCCCAGGCCATAAACCTTTTAAAACAAAAGGTTGCCCAAGGCGTAAGGTCTGTTCCGGATCTTGTCAGGGAGGCGGAAGCCTTTATCCACTCATTTGACCACACCCGGATTGATTATATTGAACTGTGCCATCCCGGGACCCTTGAACCGGTGGACACTGTCCAGGCAGAAACCCTTGTGGCCCTAGCTGTAAAGGTGGGAAAGTCAAGACTGATTGACAATGCGCTAATTAGTATTTGAACGAAAAGTCACCCATCTGCGGCGTTGCAGAAAAATTTGCAATCCTCACATACTTTAGTATGCTCCGGTTACAAATTTTTCTGCGCCTTGCTCCTGGTAAACTTTGTGAGCATGCGCTCCTCTAACGAGCCGTCCAAACACGGGTTTCCGTTCAGGTACGAATTAAAGAGCCTGCCTGATCTTTTTTTGTACCGGCGGTTTCACCACGACAATCACCCGGCATTCCTTTAAAA
This genomic window contains:
- a CDS encoding GGDEF domain-containing protein — translated: MSKTLYRFSHRLSTVLGLVFGSSLNRAHAQNKLARHIVALNGKTSSAEIINEVAECLKDILEYRLFAFVNKKNAGVDVWLDPRMYKTSIEDIIISDFQIKDTKDLTYLNILNYQAECLEKFSLDSLVHYEHKEENCYSRLYMMPSRPITALHDDVVRILLQGCTAALSRQIKIQQLKDAAAIDPLTGCYNRRAFDAQLKGHAAGAGRHGKSLSVFMFDLDHFKSLNDTYGHLGGDEVLKEVGRLVRRNIRAEDIFARYGGEEFIAILPETDKARAIELADRLRQKISALRIPFDNRTIRVTASFGVAQLEAGADILKLVEDADSMLYKAKFNGRNTVMPGLLKVHRDETSKSLIQAER
- a CDS encoding transposase, with translation MAINVLPKTKTPKGEHAMRTRRVLYPETSEMYICELDQCPLCGEQLELSRYSSGHKIVQNLSSTVEVGYWPKQCDNPSCINYERKWRSAEWQQIAPMHCSYGFDVITTIGWQRQTSRCTFEDIHSDLAGRIIISESQVRHLYQERYLPLLASQERTRWDELEQVSQEFGLILSLDGLAPEGGEPQLWVVRELQTGVTLRSGWLSEQGQHAFENFLRPIVETDLTVRAVLSDKQRGLLPAVNEIFPEARHALCQLHYLKNVAEPAASADEIMKVKLRKTVRQNAGDIIRPEHVEQPGVLTVTGLLPSVVIENPAAEGKTEQHSVDQVEQERHSIVDALIRRVRYLLTLKGRPPFRMAGIEMYQGFRELCDCLEVFIAHIPDERLIRLQHGLSEALKCFTDDYDQLSEVADWLIHISTLLDPEENPYRMGDEVKNELVEYLDQLLEQNKDNPTLFIFASKICKTTGNYASGLFHTYDVPALPRTNNDRESEFRGLNQRLLRTTGQKGATKRMIQRSGAWELIPRPGSLEETISAFSSVDMDVFREERQRLRNHRSRFKLHTRSGKRVLTELEKLTERWLKLPQDNQKR
- a CDS encoding response regulator, which encodes MPSSKKNKTTLIFPRYRKLSRKITGLLQIWAVLFIFFAVLTLFLPARVGKPLCLVFFILNGSFIILLLSWVKSINGLIKETGLILSNSKDLMWAIDSRLNVTVICGNPEHILGNNAQALLNKPLTSILPENARDRFNAHICDNQPFSIECLISNGKNSTRPVQILAEPIHGSGQDTFHGIIRDISDQKKLQTLEKKLNNSKKLNDLGRLAGSVAHDLNNILAGIATYPEILLLDDTLEPKVHKSLSIIKESGRDASAVVSDLLTISRGINEEFQVLNINTIIERFMAAREFKKIKALYRKVEIDMHLEPELLNMSGSYIHIEKSIMHLLINAFEENAAKVGRGNGTIVLSTANHYVDREKDGHTEQNLTPGEYVMLEVQDAGKGIPENCLNKIFDPFFTKKEMGKSGTGLGLTVVKNTVLNHRGKIFVTSDGNGTKFTLLFPALRPELSITNQPASIEEIKGNGETLLVVDDLASQCKIAETILKSLGYKVFSVANGIDAVDFIMQTPVDLLILDMVMAPSISGLETYRRIKKIRPDQKAIIASGHSESEDVLKALSLGAGTFIKKPYTILDVGIAVKEELDR
- the panC gene encoding pantoate--beta-alanine ligase, with the protein product MDILKTKAEMQTWSAAKKKQGKTISFVPTMGYLHKGHVSLLEIGKPLSDELVLSIFVNPTQFSPNEDLDAYPSNIQNDLNLAEQAGVTAVFLPDKNEMYGPDYQTHVSLDHLPQYLCGRSRPMHFGGVATVVTKLFNIVMPDVAIFGKKDFQQLAMIRQMVKDLDFNIRIIGGEIIREEDGLAMSSRNAYLTPEQRASAVCLSQAINLLKQKVAQGVRSVPDLVREAEAFIHSFDHTRIDYIELCHPGTLEPVDTVQAETLVALAVKVGKSRLIDNALISI